From the genome of Scytonema hofmannii PCC 7110, one region includes:
- a CDS encoding protein kinase domain-containing protein yields the protein MEIYCTRPHCPRPQNYFPDLDDSATLRTAQQKYCTACGMPLILVGRYLPLKLLGRGGFGAAFLARDRYTPGMRQCVVKQFQPAGNLTPTQLQLAQDLFEREAEVLEQIGNQHEQIPDLFAFFPLLAPSLQAGKQEQFFYLVQEYIDGENLEEELIQKGRFSEQEVLEILREILKVLKFVHDASIIHRDIKPSNIMRHRNGKLYLLDFGAVKQIANSPIGTNSPSTGIYSMGFAPPEQMSGGQIFPSTDLYALAVTILILLTGEQDVTQLFDAYSNQWKWRERVTVSPHLANILDKMLQAAASQRYQSAQEVLQVLDKPARSIPPTNINPPRPSPDPLQPQPQAQTPTKIARQPFSIIEILSSAAFSGFESGLIAIALFSVFKSPLFAVGGSALILTILIFAQIRRWIERWDLLIIPAISFAIIYFIPFLQVGLSLQQLIIIPVAGSLVAIATTTLFRLIYKLLSLLL from the coding sequence ATGGAAATTTACTGTACCCGTCCGCACTGTCCTCGCCCACAGAATTATTTTCCAGATTTAGATGATAGCGCAACCCTCAGAACAGCACAACAGAAATATTGCACGGCTTGTGGAATGCCTCTGATTTTGGTGGGACGCTATTTGCCACTAAAGCTGTTAGGCCGAGGGGGATTCGGAGCCGCATTCTTGGCACGCGATCGCTATACCCCAGGAATGCGACAATGTGTTGTCAAGCAATTTCAACCTGCGGGAAATCTCACTCCAACCCAACTGCAATTGGCACAAGATTTATTTGAACGAGAAGCAGAAGTTTTAGAGCAGATAGGCAATCAGCACGAGCAAATACCCGACTTGTTTGCCTTTTTCCCCCTACTCGCTCCCAGTTTGCAAGCCGGAAAGCAAGAGCAATTTTTTTACCTAGTACAAGAGTATATAGATGGAGAAAATTTAGAGGAAGAATTAATTCAAAAAGGTCGATTTTCCGAGCAAGAGGTATTAGAAATACTGAGAGAAATCCTGAAAGTTCTCAAGTTTGTCCACGACGCCAGCATTATCCACAGAGACATTAAACCCTCCAACATCATGCGCCATCGCAACGGGAAACTTTACTTGCTTGATTTTGGCGCAGTCAAACAAATTGCCAACTCCCCTATTGGTACTAATAGCCCTTCAACTGGCATCTACTCCATGGGATTTGCACCACCAGAACAAATGTCAGGCGGTCAAATCTTTCCATCGACAGATTTATACGCGTTAGCTGTCACCATTTTAATACTGTTAACAGGCGAACAAGACGTGACTCAGTTATTTGATGCCTACAGCAACCAGTGGAAATGGCGCGAACGCGTCACTGTTAGTCCTCACCTTGCGAACATTCTTGATAAAATGCTCCAAGCTGCTGCTAGTCAACGCTATCAGTCCGCACAAGAAGTTTTACAAGTTCTTGATAAACCTGCTAGAAGTATACCCCCCACAAACATCAATCCCCCCCGTCCGTCGCCAGATCCTCTACAACCCCAACCCCAAGCACAAACACCGACCAAAATAGCCAGACAGCCATTTTCTATAATAGAGATATTAAGCAGTGCAGCATTTAGTGGGTTTGAAAGTGGATTAATTGCTATAGCTTTATTTAGTGTATTCAAATCCCCTTTGTTTGCCGTAGGAGGTTCAGCCCTCATTTTAACAATACTTATCTTTGCTCAAATTAGGCGGTGGATTGAAAGATGGGATTTATTGATTATTCCAGCTATTAGTTTTGCAATTATATATTTTATCCCCTTTTTGCAGGTTGGGTTGAGTCTTCAACAGTTAATTATTATACCCGTTGCAGGTAGTTTAGTCGCGATCGCCACCACTACACTGTTTCGTTTAATTTACAAACTGTTATCGCTGTTACTTTAG
- a CDS encoding PstS family phosphate ABC transporter substrate-binding protein, translated as MSQNKETPILILSLLMTVGLIAGGYWWFSRNSNFNLNQTFSKNSGSGNDGSGTVSPAPGEPSGKTFASVQNVPIGTFKYGGSTSWAPIRGLVDSTIQSARPEFRLQYVQPQGDAPGSGTGIKSLIDGQLTFAQSSRPVNEEERRTAQQRGFTLEQIPVAIDGLAVAVNPNLNISGLTIDQLKSIYTGKVTNWKELGGSDVPLQAFSRRISDGGTVEQFVQDILGGEPFGQNVVFVSTTTQALQNLARSPGGIYYASAPEVVPQCSIKPLPLGRMQGQLVAPYQEPFVLPNACPGKRNQLNTEAFRSGRYPMTRNLFVVVKQTGQIEQQAGMAYANLLLTQQGQELVTQAGFVKIR; from the coding sequence ATGTCACAAAATAAAGAAACGCCTATTTTGATCCTGTCCCTACTGATGACGGTAGGGTTGATAGCTGGTGGCTACTGGTGGTTCAGCAGAAACTCAAACTTTAATCTCAATCAAACCTTTTCCAAAAACTCTGGTTCTGGTAACGATGGGAGTGGCACAGTTTCACCTGCACCAGGAGAACCAAGTGGTAAGACTTTTGCCTCTGTCCAAAACGTTCCGATAGGAACATTTAAATATGGAGGAAGTACTTCTTGGGCACCGATCCGAGGATTAGTTGATTCTACAATTCAATCAGCACGACCAGAGTTTCGCTTGCAGTATGTACAACCTCAGGGGGATGCTCCAGGTTCTGGGACTGGGATAAAGTCTTTGATTGATGGTCAACTGACATTTGCTCAGTCTTCTCGTCCTGTGAATGAGGAAGAAAGAAGAACTGCCCAGCAACGAGGATTTACACTCGAACAAATTCCAGTTGCCATTGACGGTTTGGCTGTAGCAGTAAATCCCAACCTAAATATTTCCGGCTTGACTATCGACCAGTTAAAGTCCATTTACACAGGCAAAGTCACAAACTGGAAAGAACTTGGTGGTTCCGATGTCCCGCTTCAAGCTTTTTCTCGCCGCATTTCTGATGGCGGTACTGTAGAACAGTTCGTGCAAGACATCTTGGGCGGTGAACCTTTTGGACAAAATGTAGTGTTTGTTAGCACAACCACCCAAGCGCTGCAAAATTTGGCGAGAAGTCCTGGCGGCATATATTATGCCTCTGCTCCCGAAGTGGTTCCTCAATGTTCAATCAAGCCTTTACCGCTAGGGAGAATGCAGGGGCAACTTGTTGCTCCCTATCAAGAACCGTTTGTTCTCCCCAATGCTTGTCCTGGTAAACGCAATCAGTTGAACACTGAGGCTTTCCGGTCGGGAAGGTATCCCATGACGCGCAATCTGTTTGTTGTAGTCAAACAGACCGGGCAAATCGAACAGCAAGCTGGTATGGCTTACGCTAACTTACTGCTCACTCAGCAGGGACAGGAACTTGTGACTCAAGCAGGGTTTGTCAAAATTCGCTGA
- a CDS encoding Crp/Fnr family transcriptional regulator: MQSPSSFSEASRPFLTWQRILDWAQEHYRCRTFSKDERIPARPGLLYLVQRGAIRMVGTAQVSATASQLTSRRINRTPEEAFLGFVGAGQPFEIVAQSPFTLQSYAHVDQTAVLWMYWHDLDNWPHFRREVMDAFRYQHQRKLLWLSALGQRRTIDRLLGFLTLLIEEYGEPAMSETDPDVIRGYCLPFPLTHAQIGSAIGSTRVTVTRLMGKLRQRGLILTQGDNLICLPAESINRVS; encoded by the coding sequence ATGCAATCTCCATCCTCCTTTTCTGAGGCATCTCGTCCTTTTTTAACTTGGCAACGGATTCTTGACTGGGCTCAAGAACACTATCGCTGCCGTACCTTTAGCAAAGATGAACGCATTCCAGCCCGTCCTGGATTGCTGTACTTGGTGCAAAGGGGTGCGATCCGCATGGTGGGAACTGCCCAAGTCAGCGCCACCGCGAGTCAACTGACCTCTCGACGCATCAACAGAACACCAGAAGAAGCTTTTCTCGGTTTTGTTGGTGCCGGTCAGCCCTTTGAAATTGTTGCTCAGTCACCATTTACACTCCAGTCTTACGCCCACGTAGACCAAACAGCAGTGCTGTGGATGTACTGGCATGATTTAGACAATTGGCCTCACTTCCGCCGGGAAGTTATGGACGCCTTTAGATATCAGCACCAGCGCAAACTGCTGTGGCTGAGTGCTCTAGGACAACGCCGCACAATTGACCGTCTCTTAGGATTCCTCACACTGCTAATTGAGGAATACGGAGAGCCTGCAATGAGTGAGACCGATCCCGATGTGATTCGCGGCTATTGCCTGCCTTTCCCCCTCACCCATGCCCAAATTGGCAGTGCCATTGGCTCAACGCGTGTCACCGTCACCCGCTTGATGGGCAAATTGCGTCAACGGGGCTTAATCCTCACTCAAGGCGATAATCTTATCTGCTTGCCAGCAGAGTCGATTAATAGAGTTAGCTAG
- a CDS encoding LysR family transcriptional regulator — protein MSDLPFTLDQLRILKAIAAEGSFKRAADSLYVSQPAVSLQVQNLERQLDVPLFDRGGRRAQLTEAGHLLLSYGEKILSLCQETCRAIEDLQNLQGGTLIVGASQTTGTYLLPRMIGMFRQKYPDVAVQLHVHSTRRTAWSVANGQVDLAIIGGEIPAELVESLEIVPYAEDELALIIPVSHPFSKLDTIHREDLYKLQFIALDSQSTIRKVIDQVLARCDIDTRRFKVEMELNSIEAIKNAVQSGLGAAFVSTSAIAKELQMGLLHCAPIEGVIVKRMLRLIFNPNRYRSKAAEAFSREILPQFATPGWNLELLKSIPKAMAVSVLEGGNHRAEDD, from the coding sequence ATGTCTGACCTTCCTTTCACTTTAGACCAACTACGTATTCTGAAAGCGATCGCTGCAGAAGGGAGCTTCAAGCGCGCCGCTGACAGCCTCTACGTTTCTCAACCTGCCGTGAGTTTGCAAGTGCAAAACTTAGAACGGCAACTAGATGTCCCGTTATTTGACCGTGGAGGACGTCGTGCTCAATTAACCGAAGCCGGACATTTACTTCTGAGCTACGGTGAAAAAATTCTCAGCTTGTGTCAAGAAACTTGTCGCGCTATTGAAGATTTACAAAATCTGCAAGGCGGTACTCTCATTGTGGGAGCTTCTCAAACTACGGGTACTTATCTTTTACCCCGGATGATTGGGATGTTCCGACAAAAATATCCGGATGTGGCGGTACAATTACACGTCCATTCCACTCGCAGAACCGCTTGGAGTGTAGCAAACGGACAAGTCGATTTAGCCATCATCGGTGGTGAAATTCCTGCCGAACTTGTGGAATCTTTGGAAATCGTTCCTTACGCTGAAGATGAGCTAGCGCTGATTATACCCGTATCCCATCCCTTTTCCAAACTAGACACAATTCACAGAGAAGACTTATATAAACTGCAATTCATAGCTTTGGATTCTCAATCTACCATTCGCAAGGTCATTGACCAAGTGCTAGCACGCTGCGATATTGATACGCGCCGTTTTAAAGTTGAAATGGAACTTAATTCCATAGAAGCCATTAAAAATGCCGTCCAATCTGGTTTGGGAGCAGCTTTTGTCTCGACTTCAGCAATTGCTAAAGAGTTACAGATGGGACTGCTGCACTGTGCGCCTATCGAAGGGGTCATCGTCAAACGGATGCTGAGGCTGATTTTTAATCCCAATCGCTACAGATCCAAAGCAGCAGAAGCATTTAGTCGGGAAATTCTACCTCAGTTTGCTACCCCAGGATGGAATCTAGAGTTGTTAAAATCTATACCGAAAGCCATGGCAGTCAGTGTATTAGAGGGAGGAAATCACAGGGCCGAAGATGATTAA
- a CDS encoding NnrU family protein, producing MMLPGWLTLSHFVMLGLLLVFAIVHSGGAALRPWAEKHLGCRLYRVLFALASLPLVVILIVYFFNHRYDGLQLWNVQGVSGIAQLVWVLSAISFFFLYPATFNLLEIAAIQKPQVHLYETGIIRITRHPQMIGQVIWCIAHTLWLGTSFTLVTSLGLVLHHLFGVWHGDRRLSDRYGEAFEKVKQRTSIIPLAAVIDKRQSLIWQEFLRPSYVGIVIFVLLLWWSHPLLIQATSRIKL from the coding sequence ATGATGTTGCCGGGTTGGTTAACCCTTAGTCATTTTGTCATGCTTGGGCTACTATTGGTTTTTGCGATTGTCCACAGTGGAGGGGCTGCCTTGCGTCCTTGGGCAGAAAAACACCTTGGATGTAGGCTTTACCGCGTTCTTTTTGCACTTGCCAGCCTGCCGTTAGTTGTGATACTCATCGTTTACTTTTTTAACCACCGCTATGATGGCCTACAGCTTTGGAACGTCCAAGGCGTATCAGGCATAGCGCAATTGGTATGGGTGCTGTCAGCAATTTCCTTCTTTTTTTTATATCCTGCTACATTCAATCTACTAGAAATTGCTGCTATCCAAAAGCCCCAAGTTCATCTCTACGAGACTGGCATTATCCGAATCACCCGTCATCCGCAGATGATAGGGCAAGTCATTTGGTGTATTGCCCATACTCTTTGGCTCGGTACGAGTTTTACTCTTGTCACTTCCTTAGGGTTAGTGTTACACCATTTATTTGGGGTATGGCATGGCGATCGCCGTTTGAGCGATCGTTATGGTGAAGCCTTTGAAAAAGTTAAACAGCGCACATCGATCATTCCCTTAGCAGCTGTTATCGACAAACGTCAATCTCTCATTTGGCAGGAATTTCTGCGTCCGTCATATGTGGGAATTGTGATTTTCGTACTGCTACTTTGGTGGTCGCATCCCTTGTTAATTCAAGCAACATCCAGAATAAAGTTATGA
- a CDS encoding PstS family phosphate ABC transporter substrate-binding protein yields the protein MAAKNETTVLALTLVITLGLLGIVYWWLSTSGIIAGSFGGKGTWQVKQSNYQTFSQVPKVPLGLFSYGGSTTWAPIRKDVDPAVQTVFPEFQLRYTDPTIGAPGSGSGIKMLIDNQLAFSQSSRPIKNEEYQKASKRGFTLREVPVALDGIAIAVHPDLNVPGLTVAQIKDIYTGKITNWKSLGGPDLSITPYSRRLEEGGTVEFFSDNVLSGEKFGTNVQYIPTTTQALQTVARNNGGIYYASAPEVVGQCTVKPLPLGKTSDTFVPPYQEPFIPLSECPKQRNQLNAVAFQKNQYPITRRLFVIVKHEGNSDQQAGEAYANLMLTNQGQELIAKAGFVRIR from the coding sequence ATGGCAGCTAAGAATGAAACTACAGTTTTAGCTCTAACCTTAGTAATTACACTAGGGTTGTTAGGTATAGTTTATTGGTGGCTGAGTACTTCTGGTATCATCGCGGGTTCTTTCGGTGGTAAAGGGACATGGCAAGTCAAACAATCGAATTACCAAACTTTTTCCCAAGTCCCAAAAGTGCCATTGGGATTATTTAGCTATGGAGGCAGCACAACTTGGGCACCAATCAGAAAAGATGTCGATCCAGCAGTTCAAACTGTCTTTCCTGAATTTCAACTGCGTTATACTGACCCTACCATTGGCGCACCTGGTTCTGGAAGTGGGATAAAAATGCTTATCGATAACCAGTTAGCTTTTTCTCAGTCCTCACGCCCAATCAAAAACGAAGAGTACCAAAAAGCAAGCAAACGGGGCTTTACACTGCGAGAAGTCCCCGTAGCACTAGATGGGATTGCGATCGCAGTTCATCCAGATCTCAATGTACCCGGTTTAACTGTCGCCCAAATCAAAGACATCTACACGGGAAAAATTACCAACTGGAAATCCTTAGGAGGTCCCGATTTATCCATTACACCTTACTCCCGCCGTCTCGAAGAAGGGGGAACCGTTGAATTTTTCAGCGACAATGTTTTAAGCGGTGAAAAGTTTGGGACTAACGTACAGTATATTCCTACTACAACACAAGCTTTACAAACAGTAGCAAGAAACAATGGTGGTATTTACTATGCTTCTGCACCTGAAGTTGTCGGACAATGTACAGTTAAGCCCCTACCACTAGGAAAAACATCAGATACATTTGTACCACCTTATCAGGAACCTTTCATTCCGCTATCTGAATGTCCAAAACAACGCAATCAACTCAATGCAGTCGCTTTCCAGAAAAATCAATACCCCATTACCCGAAGATTATTTGTAATTGTTAAACACGAAGGTAATAGCGACCAACAAGCAGGAGAAGCTTACGCCAATCTCATGCTGACAAATCAAGGTCAGGAATTAATTGCTAAAGCTGGATTTGTGAGAATTAGATAA